In Miscanthus floridulus cultivar M001 chromosome 8, ASM1932011v1, whole genome shotgun sequence, the sequence gagaaaattacaaagatttatgatatcaaataggtatactattaaaatataattaatgaagaatctaatgatgcttatttggtatcataaatgttactattttattatataaatttggtcaaacttgagatatttTAACTCTCCAAAaaagttaaaatgacttataatttgggatggaggagtAATTATTATGGGAATTCATAGGATTTTTTTCCTAACATGCCTCATGTGGATTAGCATAGGGGCCTTTAATTTGTAATATTAAGATAGGACATTTTTGTTTGCTATGAAACTACCAGAAAATTTACATGTAATTCACAGCTTTAGACGAACATGCCTCGAATATGATAACACAAATAATAATTGAAAAGAGACATGCCAATTGGCCACTTGGGAAGATGTCATCTATACAAGGTGTCCTCTTGAGTCTTGAGCATACCAGGAATCATCCCATGGAGCAGCCAATAGGCAGATTCCATTCGCCGCAGCACCTTCTCATGGAGCACAGGGAATTGATCTGAATCGTCACCCATGAGCCAAGTAACCAATAGCCATGGGTTTATGCCGCATCTGGTCATCGTCTCATCAATCACTATATACCCTTGCAACATAATATCCAGCATTATCCTAAGACCTAAAAACGTTTAACTAATACTCCTTATTGCCCTCTTTTTTCTTGATTAGACATTAGAGCATGTATGTTATCTACTTATCTTGCAATACCCTTGCAACATGATATCAAGCATTATCCTAAGACCTAAAAACGTTTAACTAATACTCCTTATTGCCCTCTTTTTTCTTGATTAGACATTAGAGCATTTATGCTATCTACTTATCTTGCATAGTTGTCTCTCGTTGCATGACACTTTTGATCCTAATCGAGACAAAGCGACAAGATTTTTCTTAACAAGAGCAAAAGGAAAATGCGAGGGGTCCACCATAGTTGTTAGATATGGTTGAATATGTATGCAGTTTTGTTACGTCTAACTTAAGTTGTACTAGGAGTTACGATACACATATAGTTATATTTTATTAAACTACGATAGTCAGGATTCGAACTCAAGACCATTGGCTTTAATATCCTATTGAGTTGCATGCACCGACTAATTAAATTCAAAAGCTTAACGGGGAGAGGTGAGTAATTCATTTATACTTCAACTGGCACATTGCTAAACCTCGTTAAAAAACATCATGCCTCAATATCATTCTTGCTTACGTATTTTCTTCAATGGTTTTTATGCTTTCGTGTTTTTCGATTAGTAGATCAGTTTGAATCTGGATCAATCTAACCATGTACTCTAATAGAGTGACTGTCACCAAACTTCGCTAGCGTGGGCCCTCGCTTCTCTCTTCCACCCACGCCTCACCACCACTTCAGCGGGCTGTCGGAGGTCCGACAGTTTCAAGGATAGTGGTGCTAGGGCTATCTCACCACTCCTCAATCACTCATTTCTTCCTTCTTTTCTCACACTTTTGATGTCATGGTGGCGGTGCACATTCGGTGCACTGCTACCGTTGGTCCGCGATGAGGGCCTGTTTTGTTCGTGGCCTCTCAGGCAACTGTCTGCCAGGCATGTGATCCTAGCCCCAGGCAACTGAAATTGGACACTGTGAGCGCTGTTTGGGCCTGGCAGCTCCACCCAGGAGAGAACCAAACAGGCCCGACATGTCTCAGACCTAGGCGGAAGCGGCTTGCCCTAGCACGGTGGCTGCCGGATCTGTGCATGTCAAGTCGTGGTGGCCACATGTGGCATAGTCAATACGTGTAGGTGGCCGAAAGCATATATTGATCTAGTTTGAGGTTGGCTGCATCTGGAGGATGGGAGTTGTGTGCACCCCAGTGCAACGTGCTCAATAGGCTGACAATGATGACGCCCACAAGCATTATTTCTCGTCTTGGAGGTGTCAGTTGACAAGCCTTTCGGAATTATTAGCTCTGACAATATGGATCAGTGTATCGCGCACAAGGAATCAGAAGGGTAGCACACGATGACATGAGGGTTTATACTACGGGgtaccctatgtccagtttgaggtGGATCTCTTATCTGGTTTGCTCAAGTTTACATGGGTGTTGATGTAGCTTGCAATGATCCGATCGGGGtccctacccctccttatatagtccgggggttaGGGTTACAAGATATGATCGGTTTACATATATATTTCCTAGTTTGGTTACATGTTGGAAAGTATGAGAAACTATCCAAAGGCCGCTGCCTTTCTTCTCTGACTCCAGGCACGACCTAGGTGATTGGCCAGTACCATTGGTGACCTGAAGGTGGATGTTGCACCGCCGTACCACTACACCGACCTCCCGCTCGCATCCCTACTTCACCAATGGCAGATGGACTCTCCCTAAGGCAAGGTCTGTGATCCAATTATTGTGTTGTATTCATGTAACTAGTCTAGATCTCCCTACTATGCTGATCTCGATCTAATAGTAAATACCCACAAGGCTCAAGCAATCATTAACTATATTAAACTAATTCTAGTCTCCTAGCTATAATAGAAAGTGATGATACTAGATGGAGTGTATTTACGAACAAATAAATTTTGAATGTCAAAGAATGAACGACCCTGTTTAACACGAGTAAAGTCAACATTTCATAGTTACTCTCATGCATGAAGCATGATTACAGATCTCGTATAGTATTAATTAATAAAATTAATATCAATACTATATATCCACACTGCTAATGAGTAACGATAACTATGCAATGCCACCAAAAAAGGAAGCATGGatgaagaagacaagcaacatcATTGTATGGTTGATAGGCTGGGAAAAGTGCGTGCAAACGTGTAAGGATGCCTCTTTTGGGCTCTTGGGGGACAGTCCAGAAAAGGGTTGCTCCATCATGCGTCAAATAAGTAGGTGGATGAATCTAGTTACTCTCTCCATGATTATTAATTTGATTTCATCATGCAGGGAATCTCCTTCCTCCTCAATCTTGTGCAAGCATGCTTCATGAACCTTAGATCATGGCAATCTAGCACGAAACCCAGGTATTTGGTCGAACATTGCATATATAAACTGAGAGGCATGTAATAAGTTAAGGTGTGAATAATTTACAGAACTCTGTTCAAGTTTGAGTCTTTTGTCAGAGCTTTGGACTTGTATGGAGACAGTCTGCCTccatggcagcatgactctttacAGCTCAAATTCTATTGTACCTTAGCTGATCGCTAAATCATAATCCTAGGATTAGTGATTGCAAGCTGTGTTTGCATGATTTCTTAGCTTTAAGCAAACCCCTTTAGAGTTTTCATAGAGGAACAAGCAGCTTTACTTTAGTTTGCACTTTAAACCTTTGATAAAAATGTGTGTGTTCATTGCAAGTGTACTATGTTTTCTAAATCTTGCATGCAAGTCTTTTCTGCATAATCAGCACTTGTGTGCAGATACATCTCCGATCCATAGCCTAAAACTTCTCTCGTACACATACCTAACCCAAGTAGGCAAGTACTGAAATGCTCATCATGTGTATGCATCTATCAAGTGGCAATAGTAAAATCAATGTTCCTTTACTTGCAGGCACTTGAAAGCATATGCCCCTCTATTAAACTTTTACAGCTCAAAGTTACTGCCTTTCTGGTACGCATGAGCCCCGGATCTTCTTTTCTACTACCTCTCACTAGCTAGATAATTAGATGCGACCATGTGTGCATGTCAGCATATATGCACTTGATTAGTTTACTAGAAAGTGTGATTAGTGCATCCTAAGCTAACTAGAGGGCCCAGTGATAACATTTGCTAATGAAAGCAGCCATGCAAGTTGGCTGCTTCTTTTTAAGGGAAATGGGGTCACCGTCGCTCCTTATAAACACTTCTACATGCATGGCCTCATGCGTGGGCAGCTGGTGTGCTCTTTGGAGACGAATTCTAGAGCACATACATACGAGAACTGCTCCGGTACTCCCTCTTCTAAAAATAGCACGAATCTCGAAGGAGCCAATTAAAGAAATTAATTATTTTCTATTTGATTTGTTGCCTGGGTGGGTCACGGTTGGGCTTAGCATGTCCAACCCAGCCCCTGAGTCTATCCCGTCCGCTCTGCTCCGCTAATTCGTGGAGTACCGGAGCAGTTCCCCGTACATGTAGGGGGAGctgccttgagcttcttgcttGATTGGTGTATCTGCCTGACCTTACCTGCTCATCCCTACAAGAAGGTACTACTGATCACTACTTCTCAGTTAGTTCTCAACTTGTTCGATCTATTCACTATTCAGTTTGCACATTTGTTAGTTACAAGTACAGTGAATGGGACTGGAATGCTTTTGCTTGCTGAGAGATGTCCATTTTTCATGGCATACACTGGGTTGTAGAAAATTCTCATACACCACAGGAAACTGACTAGATATATAGGTGGGTTTTATGACATACTACAGAGGATTTATTCAGAGAACTACAGAATTCGTCAGTTTAGTTTTTATATAAAGCAAATGAGTTTTGATCTGTCCACAAGGCCACCACTAAAGGTCGGGATTGCCCTCGAAAAATTGCTTTGGTTTGAGATTAGCCACCATCAAACTAAATTCTGTGCCTACCATCTACAATCAGGAAAGAGTGGAGTGCTCATGGTGAATGATCAAACGTTAATCCTTTTTTTCAGGAGCATATCTTACTTTTAGCTAGGGTATATTGTTATAAGAACATATCGAAACTCCTCAAGAAAATATCATAAGAGAGCATATCTCCTTAGTTGATTGGTCACCACTCATCACACTTCCACAAATCCTTTGTTGATTGGTCATAACAGACGTAAGCACAACAATTTCCTCTTTATGTCATATAACTAAATAAGGGGATCTTTTTTTATTCTGCACTTCTTTCATCATATATCTAGTCCCACCTCTAATAAAAAAATGTATAACATTCTATATATTATATAAAACAGTACTACAAATATTATGATGAGCTAGATTAGGATTAAAGTAAATAATCTTCCCTGAACAATCGGTAAACATATGCTATTCTAGCTATAGGTTCACTACGTTCTCTTTGGGTTGGAGGTTCATCTTCTCATAAGTTACATTTATGTCAACAGTTTCCAGTTTCATATCATAACTTTTGTCTCTATTAAAACTGTCTTGATTAGGTTGATCAGGTGAAGCATGAGATGGAGCTTTACCCTGGATATCTCCAAGACCATTTCAACATCCACAAACTCAGGTGACCGTTTCCTATTTCCTACAGCATCCCTGGTCTAGTGAACTAACTATGACATCTGTTACACAAACTGGAGGGAAGAAAAAAACAGAGATAAGAGAGACTGCAAACAAAGTGGAACCTTAAGCATGCAATGCAAGGTATAATTCACTAAATTGTGGAATCAAAGCTGGTGTCACTAGCTAGTTCTTTAGAAGACAAGTGGACTAGTGCACCACTCCGAAAGCCTGGGGCTATGCTCTGCCTTTGGAATCCCCGTCTTGTGGTGCAGCGTGAGCGTTGCGTAAATTAGACatatttttttcttattattCAGGTGTGCTCATGTAGATTCACCTTACTTGGCCAGACATTTTGTTTCGGCAAATGAGGTTTCCCTCATAATAGATACAAATTGCATTGAGAGTCAAAAGCCACACGATTGTGTGGCAAGCTTGATTCCAAGAGAAACGTTGACTACACTCTTTTGTACAGTGGGGGCTTCCTTTAAAAAATGCAAACAACAAGAAAGAAATGAAACAACCATTTCATTATTGTCCGTACACTTTTTTATCTCTAGAGTTAATTTAGCATTAGATGTCTAACCTATCAACATAATGGCGATTTCTCCTATCATCACCCTCATAAAATTGTAACTTAGAGTTCATTTTGTAGGTAATATTATGAAGGGGTAGAATGGACCAATTGAAATTGTTAGTGAATTAAATCAACACAAAACTATTCAGAACCATGCCAGAGCCGGATAGTAATATGGGTTTTTTGTTCTTTATTAAAGAAAATAAAAGATCCAGCGAATGTCCGTGTCATGAATATGGATCTTTGGTAAATGAACAAGATGCCCCGAAATCGTAAATGGCATCTCCAGCTTAAAATCCATGGAGATGATGTGATACGACAAACGAGACACTGGGATTATCTAATGATTCTCCTAAACTAGACTGGAGTCGTATTTGACCACAATAAGAGCAATATTTATAATACAATTTGTTGTTAGTTGTATAGATATTTATAACCCATTTATTGATAACCcgctcatatagtagttagctcacaTATGGCTCATTTTTTTTGTCTTTTACAAAGTTTCTTACCTCTTGTGCGTAAGCTAGTCGTAAACTTGCAATcagtttttcttcactcttttctcctctctcctccatttCAGTAAAAATAAGCTCATCTAAAAAAATTTATTATGCTTGCTCTTAAATAGTGGTAGATGTTGGTCACCAAAGGGGATCCTGATTTCTGCATTTGTTGTGTGGGCCCCACCCAACTAGTGAGGTTCCAAGTTCCATTCCAAGGGGGGGCTTCATTTCATTTCCTGTTGGCCTCTCGAATTCTGAATGCAATGCAAGCGAGGAAAAGACAGGTACACACCATGAGTATTAGGTTCTACACACACCACCTGATTTGTCCCCACCGAGGGAAAGTTTCCAGTTACATGGAAAACTGTTTTCTGGGTTTTATGCAGCGGATTCTTTCATATGGTACTTGTTTCAAGTTCGACCGACATAGCGTCATGTATGtatatcactaaataattaaatcAATGAGAATTATTTATGGTCAGGGTACATGACCGGCTTTTGTAGCAGCTGGGGTGTCATGCAGTTCTGTtttcagttttattttttatttagctATATATTGCGTCAGATTGAAAATCTTCTTTCCTACACCTAGATtttgtgttttcctttttttGAATGGTATTTTTTAGAATGGTGTGCTTTCCTTTTTCCCTCCTAAATAGGATGCATGGAAATAAATAAAACTGAATTTTGGGTGAAACAAATCTCTCCCACGCCCTACAATCCAGTATGGGAGAGGGTGTGAAACTGTGCAATTATGAAGGGGGGTTGGACTGTTGGTAGTAACGTAACTGTGTGGGAGACCTGTTTCCAAACAAAATTTCTAGGGTGCAGACGGTATGAACGCTTTCTTATTTGAGATCGAATCTTTTTAGAGAAGTTCAGGTCTGTCCGTGTTCGACTCCAGATATTCAGAACCCGACACATTATCcatatttaaaatatttaaatcaGATATATATGATGTCGATGTCCATTCATATATTAGCCGACATAACTGGTACTATCCATGTCTGAAATTGAACTCGAGAAATATTGTATATTGATAGTGACAGCCATAAGATTTGTTGTGCAAAAATATTTATCTAGCAAATTATCCTATTCTTCTTTAATATAAACAAAATTTTCATTCaaatctcaccggcggcgagccggACCGACTGCTCGGGGTGTCGGGGTGGTGGCTCCGCCACTTAGGGTGTGTTTAGATCCGGCTACTAAAAATTAGGAGGTGTGTTGGGAGGATGTTgcatagggtgttcggatactaataaaaaaacaaattacataatccgtcagtactccacgagacgaatttttcaagcctaactaatccatctttagcatatgtttactgtagcaaccattgccaaatcatggactaattaggtttaaaagattcgtctcgcaaattagtcgcaaactatgcaattagtttcgtaattaatctgtATTTAATAGTCCaagcatatgtccaaacatttgaTGGGAAAGCGACTCCAAACACCCTCTTATTATAGGTATACATCCGTGTCCAACCGTTTTTTATTCGTCTCCACCAATTGGGTTAGAATGTGAAAAATAAGAGCAGTGAACGGGGTGCACAATGTCACTGTCGTGAATCAGTAACTTTGGGCAAACGAACAAGATGCCGGACGCCGAACGAACAGAACACCTATATATACTCCTACAGCATAGAAAAATTCATGGACACATAGAATCCCATATGGTAATGCCAAGATATATCGCCAAACAGTTTTCCCCAGTAACTGGACCCGAACCTTATTTGCACAGCATAACAGTGGAGCATGTAGGACCGCTAGACCATTGGTTGCAGAAAGGAATCCTGATTCCTGATTCTCACATCCAACGCGTGGGCCCGCCCCAGCTAGCTAGTGAGATTCCCTGGTGGCCGCTCGCTCAAGTCAAGTGCTGCTGCTGATGATTCCTCTCCAATGCGATGCAACTATGCAAAGGAGAGATAAAAAGGCGTAAACAAGTGCTCATGCACTACCAGAGTAGATCGTAAAAAGCTGTGTGTGACCTATGCATCATCGCCAACTAACTCATCAGGATCACGCACGAAACCTCCCCTTTTTCTCTCCTCCACGATATATGACGATCAGCCTGtttgggaggccgtatcgtatcgtggattatttactgctggctggtttggtgtgagagaaaaacactattcccggctggaaatttacgatcgtttacgagcaagcaaaCATGCTGAATGATAATTAGTTTAGTTGGACGGCACTCGTATGCCGTCCCCATTTTCTCTTGCTGCAGGAAAAAAAAATAGATCAGGGAATCTCACTGGAAATGGCCTAGGCTTAGGGTGTTTGGGAACACGCGGTGCGGCGTGGGAAGTTCATCCTCACGGTCCCAATGCCGTGTATGGTCAACCAGCAGGCCAAGTGGCAGGCAGGTCCGTTCCATTCATGTTTGGCTGGCACTGGCGAGTGACGCTGACGCCAGTGGTGACGCTGCGTGTGGCGTGGCGCCTTGGTGTCGCCCACAGTGGCTGTCCACTTCAGGGCGACCCCGGTGTCGTTGTAAAATGATACAAGGGACAAGGGATAGAATACCAGCCAATTCATGAACATGCGTACTCAGCGCACGTTGCCTTGCatcagtggcggatccaaagggggggctgggggctccaaccccccctaatttcttgatttcaatgctaattactgtagcaaaaacttgatttcaccgttaaatcttcgtgcaaatcaacatctttgttgttttagccccccttatcccgcatcccacATCCGCCACTGCCTTGCATTATTGGCTAAGGTTCATATCTAGTATGTATATTATTTTATTGTGCAAGCGCACGCATTGAACCGTGCCCTAGGAAGAGGTTATAGTCTCGAGCACATGTGCAACGTACTATAGTAGTAGTAAATAACtgatgtttttctcttacaacaaattagCAAATATTATTTTTTCAGCATGTCTCTTCAGCGAAACGAACCGGACGTAAAAGTAAAATGGCACGATAACAGGGAGCCTCCGGCGAGATGGGTTACCTTGCCCGGGGTCCCCGTCCGGCCGTCCCTCCGAGTACGTAGCGACACCTTTCTGTTTCCGCCCCGTGCCGAGGTTGGCTTCTTGGCGTGTGCCGGAGCGCCGGACCAGGAAGGAGAGGCCCGCCGGACGGCCGTAGCGCCACCCAGACGGCCAGACCCAGCACGTACGCATCGACCAACCACACCCACGTCGTCCGATCGGCTCACTGCACTGCTTGCTTCATCATTCAGTCATCGCCAGCCACAGACACACGAGACGACAGAGAGGGAAGGGAGAAGCTGACAGACATACACGGTACACCCAGCTCTTGAACTCggcgtcatcgtcctcctcctacATGCCACTGAACGCCAGCGCAGCCATAGCCCCCACCGAGTCCCTGCCAGCCGAGGCGAGCTCACCGCCGATGCCATGGCTCTCGTAGCCAGTGAGTAAGTGACCACTGACCACTGACCACTAGCCAGTAGCCAGTAGCCAGCCAGCCAGTCCGGGCGTCCGTGCCGTGGCGTTCGCCGCCTCTTCTACCCGTCTCCTCGGCGCGCGTAATAACCATCCCCTCCCCTCGGCCTCGCTCGGGCTTGCTTTCTATGGAGATACACGCTGCTGCGAGCTGACATGCTCTTGCTTGTTGTTCCTGCAGCCACCTGCAGCCGCTGGCGACGAGCGGCGTGTCTGGCAGGTACGTGACCTTGGGTCCCGTCGGCGGTGGCGGGGTCACGACCATGGGGATCTACGAGCGGCAGCGCCACCCGGTGGCGTCCGGCGTGTGTGGGGGGCCGTTCCGGCCCGACGCCGACGCCCTGCCCCTGCCCGCGGTCGTCCCCACGGTCACCCTGgcgacaccggcgccgccgctcGACGTCGTCGAAGCAGAGGAGGTCAAGTTCGGAAAACGCATGGTAATTAACTAAGCGCCCCTCCACTGGGTGTTGCAGCTCAGCTCGATACGATTCTCCGTCTCATCATGGCTTCAGATAATCATCACTGCGGGGGCCTTGGTTGGTTGCAGTTGCAGGCACAGCAGGACGACGTCCCGCCGCCGGTGGAAGAagaagcgccgccgccgtcgtcggatAGCGTCggccacgacgacgacgacgccaggCCAAGAGACAAGGTGAGACCGCCCGACTGATGCATGATGACCCAGCTGAATTATCCGCAGGGAAAAGAATTCCTCGCCCGCTGATCTTCGCCCTCGCTCTGCTTTGCCTAGATTCAGAGACGGCTCGCGCAGAACAGACAGGCAGCTCGGAAGAGCCGGCTACGGAAGAAGGTCAGCGTCTCAGCCAAGAGCGATCACTCGTCGCGTGCCAAGCAAATCTTCTTGCTTTTTGTTCCTTCCAATTGTTACGTTATTCTCTGCGTAGAATCATCAGTCGAATCAGCTCATCACTGATGATTGCTGCTTTTGTTGCATCCATTGATACGACACGCACAGGCGTACATCCAGAATCTCGAGACGAGCCGTATGAAGCTGGCGCAGCTGGAGCaggagctcaccatggccaggcGCCAGCAGGTAGGGAATAATCCATGAGAGGGCATCGATCCGATAGATCGCCACGCCGATGGAACAATCCAGGCGGGACAGCTAACCGCAGCTGCCATTGCTGATGAACTCTGCTGCTGCAGCACGGCGCGTACGgcgtgggaggaggaggagtcgcgccggcggcgccggcgccggcgcccgtgGACCCGCGTGTGGCCGTGTTCGAGCTGGAGTACGCGCACTGGGTGGAGGAGCAGACCAGGCAGGCGACGGAGCTGCGTGCGGCGCTGCAGTCGCACGCGCCGGACGTGCAGCTGCGCGTGCTCGTCGACGCGGGGCTGGCGCACTACGGCGCGCTGTTCCAGGCCAAGGCGCGCGCGGCGCAGTCCGACGCCTTCTTCGTGCTGTCTGGCGTGTGGCGGGCCCCCGCGGAGCGCTTCTTCCTCTGGATCGGCGGGTTCCGCCCCTCCGAGCTGCTCAAGGTGCTGGCGCCGCAGCTGGACCCGCTCTTGGAGCTCCAGGCCGCCGAGGTGCGCAAGCTGCAGAACACGGCAAAGCAGCTGGAGGACGCGCTGTCGCAGGGCATGAACAAGCTGCAGCAGACGCTCGTCGAGACCCTCATGACCGTCGACGTCTCGCCGGacggcgccgctgccgccgggcACGCGGCGCAGCAGATGGCCAGCGCCGTGGGCAAGCTCGCCGACCTCGTCGACTTCGTGGACAAGGTGACTGACTAGCCAGTTGCTCCACTGAGCAGCAAAGCGAAACCCAAATCTTTAGAATTGGCACGCTCGATCGGTCTATGGCTTCTTGTTTCTGACCGACCGACATCGACGTTGTTGGCACAGGCGGACCATCTCCGGCAGCAGACGCTGCGGAACATGCACAAGATCCTGACGCCGCGGCAGGCGGCGCGGGGCCTGCTCGCGCTCGCGGACTACGGCCAGCGGCTGCGCGCGCTCAGCTCGCTCTGGGCGGCGCGCCCGCGGGAGCCGGCGTAAGCGTAACGAAACAccccgcgacggcgacggcgatggaGAAGAGGAAGCGGCATTGCAGTTGCAGGCACGTGCGCGCGTGGTTGGCTCTGGCTGCCACCCGGATCGGCCGGCGGAGCAAGGCTGCGGTCAGTGCCTCGGTTTCCTTCCAGCTCTGCGCATCTGGTATTCTGGTACGGGAAGCCGGCGTGTTCTGCTCGCTCTCAGGATGAAACCTGAATCTTCTAATGGTTACCGTTACAGTTACAGTTACAGCTACAGCAGTGAATTAGGCTTTGGATTTGATTGACAGATCAAAGAAATTACAGGTGTAAATACAGTATACAAAGTTGTTTGGGTAGGAGTAGGACAGGATTGTATTGTTCACAGTTGTTGTTTGTCTCGGTCAACCTGTAAACAGATCATGTGAAAGATGTGCAATGAACAATCTATGGAATGCTAgagttacacaagcttgtatggCTATTGGCTACTATCCCTAAGGTCCGTTTAGAGGCAGATTGACATTAAAATAAAATAGGTACGAATGCCATATCAAACTAGTTATTTCTAGTATTGAAAATAGGCTACAATACACTATACAGGTACGGGGCTTTTTATCACCTTCGACGTGCATGTGCATGGCTGCAATGGTCTCGTTGAGGCAGCGGGTGCAATGGTAGAACCTTCGAGGCGTTCCAAAAACATCGCTTTATTCTCACTGTCATAGATGGCATTTATCAATTCAGCACAAAGCTTCTCTATTTCTGCCACACTACCGCGCAGGTTCACAACCTAATGGCATAAGAGCTGCACTTGTGCAAAATTAACATCTCTAATCTCCACCTAACGCACAGTAGCTAAGGCATAGATAACCATCGGTGATGCAGCTTGCTTAGCCTCAACA encodes:
- the LOC136472075 gene encoding transcription factor HBP-1b(c38)-like isoform X2, coding for MGIYERQRHPVASGVCGGPFRPDADALPLPAVVPTVTLATPAPPLDVVEAEEVKFGKRMLQAQQDDVPPPVEEEAPPPSSDSVGHDDDDARPRDKIQRRLAQNRQAARKSRLRKKAYIQNLETSRMKLAQLEQELTMARRQQHGAYGVGGGGVAPAAPAPAPVDPRVAVFELEYAHWVEEQTRQATELRAALQSHAPDVQLRVLVDAGLAHYGALFQAKARAAQSDAFFVLSGVWRAPAERFFLWIGGFRPSELLKVLAPQLDPLLELQAAEVRKLQNTAKQLEDALSQGMNKLQQTLVETLMTVDVSPDGAAAAGHAAQQMASAVGKLADLVDFVDKADHLRQQTLRNMHKILTPRQAARGLLALADYGQRLRALSSLWAARPREPA
- the LOC136472075 gene encoding transcription factor HBP-1b(c38)-like isoform X1, whose amino-acid sequence is MELYPGYLQDHFNIHKLSHLQPLATSGVSGRYVTLGPVGGGGVTTMGIYERQRHPVASGVCGGPFRPDADALPLPAVVPTVTLATPAPPLDVVEAEEVKFGKRMLQAQQDDVPPPVEEEAPPPSSDSVGHDDDDARPRDKIQRRLAQNRQAARKSRLRKKAYIQNLETSRMKLAQLEQELTMARRQQHGAYGVGGGGVAPAAPAPAPVDPRVAVFELEYAHWVEEQTRQATELRAALQSHAPDVQLRVLVDAGLAHYGALFQAKARAAQSDAFFVLSGVWRAPAERFFLWIGGFRPSELLKVLAPQLDPLLELQAAEVRKLQNTAKQLEDALSQGMNKLQQTLVETLMTVDVSPDGAAAAGHAAQQMASAVGKLADLVDFVDKADHLRQQTLRNMHKILTPRQAARGLLALADYGQRLRALSSLWAARPREPA